A region of Paenimyroides aestuarii DNA encodes the following proteins:
- a CDS encoding murein hydrolase activator EnvC family protein: protein MRRILSIILLLFLSFNTFAQQDYQAEQRKLEERKAAILKEIKEFQNLLNTNKKQERNILSELNEQKKKIKLQTELINNSQKQIRTLSNDIYVNTLESNKLKRELAVLKKDYAKTIVKSYKARSEQNRIMFILSSNNFLQAYKRMQYIKQYAKYRKSQGDEIREKFEELERISAHLELQKSKQQKVVAEQEGQRKELEVEKGKQTELMNLVKKDSKKYSDQIRKKQQETKKIDQQIKAIIKKIIEEENRKRREEEARRKREEEARNAKSGTKTTSKPTVTTTSAAGKFDMTPEEKALATSFSNNRGRLPWPVEKGYISTRYGTVKHPEYDIEYESHGIEITTEKGAAVRSVFEGEVTQVQVIGNSRTIFIRHGEYLTVYNNLSSVSVSVGQKVSTKQKIGTVSSNHEGVAILKFMISKNETINNPQSWLSGK from the coding sequence AAAGCAGCCATTTTAAAAGAAATTAAAGAATTTCAGAACTTGCTGAATACCAATAAAAAGCAGGAACGAAATATTTTGAGTGAACTAAATGAGCAAAAAAAGAAGATTAAACTCCAAACCGAGTTGATCAATAATTCGCAAAAGCAAATTCGAACTTTATCGAATGATATTTACGTTAACACACTGGAATCGAACAAATTAAAACGCGAATTAGCTGTTTTAAAGAAAGATTACGCAAAAACCATCGTAAAATCATACAAAGCACGTTCCGAGCAAAACCGCATCATGTTTATTTTATCGAGCAACAACTTTTTGCAAGCTTACAAACGCATGCAATACATTAAACAATATGCGAAATACCGCAAATCACAAGGCGATGAAATTCGAGAAAAATTTGAAGAATTAGAGCGTATTTCTGCCCATTTAGAATTGCAAAAAAGCAAACAGCAAAAGGTGGTCGCAGAACAAGAAGGGCAACGCAAAGAATTAGAGGTTGAAAAAGGCAAACAAACCGAATTAATGAATTTGGTGAAGAAAGACAGTAAAAAATACTCGGATCAAATTCGCAAAAAACAACAGGAAACCAAAAAAATAGATCAGCAAATAAAAGCGATTATTAAAAAGATTATTGAGGAAGAAAACCGTAAACGCCGAGAAGAAGAAGCACGAAGAAAACGAGAAGAGGAAGCACGAAACGCAAAATCGGGTACTAAAACAACATCAAAACCGACGGTTACCACAACAAGTGCTGCAGGAAAATTTGATATGACGCCGGAAGAAAAAGCGTTGGCAACAAGTTTTAGCAATAACCGCGGACGCTTGCCTTGGCCGGTAGAAAAAGGATATATTTCTACGCGTTATGGAACGGTTAAACATCCAGAATACGATATTGAATACGAAAGCCACGGAATTGAAATCACAACCGAAAAAGGAGCAGCTGTTCGCAGTGTTTTTGAAGGAGAAGTCACTCAAGTTCAAGTAATTGGAAATTCAAGAACGATATTTATTCGTCATGGAGAATATCTTACAGTTTACAATAATTTATCATCAGTAAGTGTTTCAGTTGGTCAAAAAGTATCCACCAAACAAAAAATTGGAACTGTATCAAGTAATCATGAAGGTGTTGCAATTCTTAAGTTTATGATAAGTAAAAATGAGACCATTAACAATCCACAATCGTGGTTAAGTGGAAAATAG